The Sorangiineae bacterium MSr11367 genome window below encodes:
- a CDS encoding acylphosphatase has translation MANKGVHLVVKGRVTGVFFRASAQREARRLGITGWVKNRNDGAVEIRAEGEEDAIKEIIGWAQHGPSAARVDNVDVRWKSYTGEFFDFRIEQ, from the coding sequence ATGGCCAACAAGGGAGTTCATCTCGTCGTCAAAGGGCGAGTCACGGGAGTTTTTTTTCGAGCTTCGGCGCAGCGCGAGGCCCGTCGCCTTGGCATCACAGGTTGGGTGAAGAACCGCAATGATGGCGCGGTTGAGATCCGTGCCGAGGGTGAGGAAGACGCCATCAAGGAGATCATCGGTTGGGCCCAGCATGGTCCGTCGGCCGCACGCGTCGACAATGTGGATGTGCGCTGGAAGAGCTACACCGGCGAGTTTTTCGACTTCCGCATCGAGCAATAA
- a CDS encoding UDP-3-O-acyl-N-acetylglucosamine deacetylase, translating to MAVGRVTSLLRGRGLFGGRPATVTLRLEGGPLRLDGVPLADYAYVPSARTTAIAAKQAGKTRKIGTVEHLLAAFGGLGVHDGVAIELEGDELPILDGAAAGWCAALVELGAPRSAPPSRIARPGEVRVGASIYRFAPCSLREVAVALDYPEAHLELRAEWRGDPDDFVRRVAPARTFALAREIAALAEGGMMAHVDPESVVIVDEHTVHSAGVPAASDEPARHKLLDLVGDLVLHGGPPEGRIEAFRPGHAATHEIMARARAMGIVVDR from the coding sequence GTGGCGGTCGGTCGAGTGACCAGTTTGCTTCGCGGTCGGGGCCTCTTTGGCGGCCGACCGGCCACCGTCACCTTGCGCCTCGAAGGCGGGCCCCTGCGTCTCGACGGGGTTCCGCTCGCCGACTATGCGTACGTCCCATCGGCCCGGACCACGGCCATCGCCGCAAAGCAAGCGGGAAAAACGCGGAAAATCGGGACGGTCGAGCACCTCCTGGCGGCCTTCGGGGGACTAGGGGTTCACGATGGCGTGGCCATCGAGCTCGAGGGCGACGAACTCCCCATCCTCGATGGTGCCGCCGCCGGATGGTGCGCCGCCCTCGTTGAGCTCGGTGCACCGCGCTCGGCGCCGCCCAGCCGCATCGCCCGGCCGGGCGAGGTCCGTGTAGGCGCAAGCATTTACCGCTTCGCGCCGTGCAGCCTCCGCGAAGTGGCCGTCGCCCTCGACTATCCCGAGGCCCATCTCGAACTGCGTGCCGAGTGGCGGGGCGATCCCGACGACTTCGTGCGCCGCGTCGCCCCCGCGCGCACCTTCGCCCTCGCGCGCGAGATCGCGGCCCTTGCCGAGGGCGGCATGATGGCGCACGTCGATCCCGAGAGCGTCGTCATCGTCGACGAACACACCGTGCACTCCGCGGGCGTCCCCGCCGCGTCCGACGAACCGGCGCGCCACAAGTTGCTCGATCTGGTGGGCGACCTCGTACTCCATGGCGGTCCCCCCGAGGGGCGCATCGAAGCCTTTCGCCCCGGGCACGCGGCCACCCACGAGATCATGGCCCGCGCACGCGCCATGGGCATCGTCGTCGATCGATAG
- a CDS encoding NAD(P)H-quinone oxidoreductase, protein MRAIVIPRFGGPEVLELRQVPTPEPSRGEVRVRIRATAINRADLIQVAGRYPAPPDSPQDIPGLEFAGEVEALGPGVTELAAGDRVFGLAGGGTYAESVVVHARTLAKIPEGLSFTDAAAIPEAFITAYDAIVSQAHLAAGEVVLVHAVGSGVGTAAVQIARAIGASSIGTSRTEDKLPRAQALGMNHGLLVADGKFADKVLSLTDGRGADVILDLVGGAYITEDVSCVAPRGRIAVVGLTGGPAAELPLNVLLYRRASIFGTALRSRPLEEKIAAAQVFARQVVPLIAQGKLTAIVDRIFPLEAAADALRHMAKNESFGKVVLEI, encoded by the coding sequence ATGCGCGCCATCGTCATTCCTCGTTTCGGCGGTCCCGAGGTGCTCGAGCTCCGCCAGGTCCCCACGCCCGAGCCTTCCCGCGGCGAAGTCCGCGTTCGCATCCGTGCGACCGCCATCAACCGTGCGGACCTCATTCAGGTGGCAGGTCGCTACCCCGCGCCCCCCGATTCACCGCAGGACATCCCCGGTCTCGAGTTTGCCGGCGAGGTCGAGGCCCTCGGCCCCGGTGTGACGGAGCTCGCGGCGGGCGATCGCGTTTTCGGGTTGGCGGGTGGCGGCACCTACGCGGAATCCGTCGTCGTCCACGCGCGCACGCTGGCCAAGATCCCCGAAGGCCTCTCCTTCACCGACGCCGCCGCGATCCCCGAGGCCTTCATCACCGCGTACGACGCCATCGTGTCCCAGGCGCACCTCGCGGCGGGCGAAGTCGTCCTCGTTCACGCGGTGGGCAGCGGCGTCGGCACCGCTGCCGTCCAGATTGCGCGCGCCATCGGTGCATCGTCCATCGGCACCTCGCGCACCGAGGACAAGCTCCCGCGCGCGCAGGCGCTCGGCATGAACCACGGCCTCTTGGTCGCCGACGGAAAGTTCGCCGACAAGGTCCTCTCCCTCACCGACGGCCGCGGCGCGGACGTCATCCTCGATCTGGTCGGCGGCGCGTACATCACCGAGGACGTCTCCTGCGTCGCGCCCCGTGGCCGCATCGCCGTCGTCGGCCTCACGGGCGGCCCCGCCGCCGAACTCCCGCTCAACGTCTTGCTCTACCGCCGCGCCTCCATCTTCGGCACCGCGCTCCGCTCACGCCCGCTCGAGGAGAAGATCGCCGCCGCGCAAGTCTTCGCGCGCCAAGTCGTCCCCCTGATCGCACAGGGCAAGCTGACCGCCATCGTCGACCGCATCTTCCCCCTCGAAGCGGCAGCCGACGCCCTCCGCCACATGGCCAAAAATGAATCCTTCGGCAAGGTCGTCTTGGAGATTTGA
- a CDS encoding rhomboid family intramembrane serine protease: MEWLLARLERRLGKLAVPNLTGFVIGGMAIVYVLSRFQPNYLTKLTLDLDAVARGEVWRLVTYLFIPRGSDFFILFTLYWLWFIGSTLESEWGAFKLNAYYLCGMVGTTVAAYLTGYGMGNEYLNYSLIFAVATLVPDYEILLFFILPLRMKWIGLLTGGYVVLAFVQQVHWAGRAAIIAAVANYFIFFGGHLLGLSRQRRLQVRQASRLNAFQAEASEAPTGGRSCAICGAREDDDADIRVCSCEKCGSKPRNLCLAHAKNH; encoded by the coding sequence ATGGAATGGCTTCTGGCTCGCCTCGAACGTCGACTTGGCAAACTTGCCGTACCCAACCTTACCGGCTTCGTCATCGGCGGTATGGCGATCGTGTACGTGCTCAGCAGGTTTCAGCCGAACTACCTCACCAAGCTCACGCTCGATCTCGATGCAGTGGCGCGCGGTGAGGTTTGGCGACTCGTCACGTACCTCTTCATCCCGCGCGGGTCGGATTTCTTCATCCTCTTCACGCTGTACTGGCTCTGGTTCATCGGCTCGACGCTCGAGTCGGAGTGGGGCGCGTTCAAGCTGAACGCCTATTACCTCTGCGGGATGGTCGGCACGACCGTGGCCGCGTACCTCACGGGGTACGGCATGGGGAACGAGTATCTCAATTACTCGCTGATCTTCGCGGTGGCGACGCTCGTTCCCGACTACGAGATTCTGCTCTTCTTCATTCTGCCACTGCGCATGAAGTGGATTGGTCTGCTCACGGGAGGTTACGTGGTGCTGGCCTTCGTGCAGCAGGTGCACTGGGCCGGGCGCGCGGCGATCATCGCGGCGGTGGCCAACTACTTCATCTTCTTCGGCGGACACCTGCTGGGGCTCTCACGGCAGCGCAGGCTGCAGGTGCGCCAAGCCTCGCGCCTCAACGCCTTCCAGGCGGAGGCTTCCGAAGCCCCCACCGGCGGCCGAAGCTGCGCCATCTGCGGCGCGCGCGAGGACGACGACGCCGACATCCGCGTCTGCTCCTGCGAGAAGTGCGGCAGCAAACCCCGCAACCTCTGCCTCGCCCACGCCAAGAACCACTGA
- a CDS encoding DUF3570 domain-containing protein, whose product MFPRVRYVLALVICLVAGPAYAAPDDAATESFVQDVLTNEYSSTKYADAKKKLLVQLEKCRRPNRCSGGVKAQIYVALGMIASQIGMVDEAKNHFANALSEDTNARLPDRGGTTPAMKTQFTDAKSKNAGPTQVAPQDPPTEGGGGGSGDAPAPPVSVAPGGKIPGWENNEAFQLASAGLKADQAGNHDECIENDKKSLELEDKARTRLHLASCENKAGKLLDALKNAQKALKMGIEQKDAGVMRAARTRVQDLIPKIPHVTFEPPSGVSDLQVRFDDREVKGDLTKKFSVDPGKHQVHAEGKGNGNSLVYDEEINVKEGETYPVKLTLTSKAPEFLTQGQLSCMTSAKNQEEVLKCLPSNAKNLVAKVGLEMSAYTDTLNVHVMSPGITAAVISPTAGWNVGGSFLADFVTAASPDIVSTASGHFVERRYGGSLGGGYKPGKFGAQGNAGISSSPDYLSISGGIAITGDFNDKLITPRISYSHSDETIGRNDSPFANVPGNHLGDKRKLFVNAFEAGCTFVLSPTSVLVLGASLDTERGDQSKIYRYVPMFSPSVASKVTPGLPANLVNANRLAYRPQEQLPNERDRYAGALRFVHRFTTATLRLEERLYYDTWSIKATTTDLRYMQDIGKHLRVWPHIRFHAQTGANFYRLAYAAATKDDGTIVIPTYRTGNRELSPLMSATVGFGARIALGETEATTQYALTVTGDYMYTYYFNSLYTVSRQAFYASLGFEVEFQ is encoded by the coding sequence GTGTTTCCGCGAGTCCGATACGTCCTCGCGCTGGTCATCTGCCTCGTCGCAGGCCCAGCGTACGCGGCTCCTGATGACGCCGCGACCGAGTCCTTCGTGCAGGACGTTCTCACGAACGAGTATTCCTCCACGAAGTACGCAGACGCGAAGAAGAAGCTGCTCGTGCAGCTGGAGAAGTGCCGGCGCCCGAACCGCTGCAGCGGCGGGGTGAAGGCGCAGATCTACGTCGCGTTGGGAATGATTGCTTCCCAGATCGGCATGGTCGACGAAGCGAAGAATCATTTTGCCAATGCCCTCTCCGAGGATACCAACGCGAGATTGCCCGATCGCGGTGGCACGACCCCGGCGATGAAGACGCAGTTCACCGACGCGAAGTCGAAGAACGCTGGCCCCACGCAGGTCGCGCCGCAGGACCCTCCGACGGAAGGCGGTGGAGGCGGGAGCGGCGATGCCCCAGCCCCCCCCGTTTCCGTCGCTCCCGGAGGGAAAATTCCGGGTTGGGAAAACAACGAAGCCTTTCAACTCGCGAGCGCCGGCCTGAAGGCCGACCAGGCGGGCAACCACGACGAGTGCATCGAGAACGACAAAAAGTCGCTCGAGCTCGAAGACAAGGCGCGCACACGCCTGCACTTGGCCTCGTGTGAAAACAAAGCCGGCAAACTGCTCGACGCGCTCAAGAATGCACAAAAAGCGCTCAAAATGGGCATCGAGCAAAAGGACGCGGGCGTCATGCGCGCCGCCCGCACGCGGGTGCAGGATCTCATTCCGAAGATTCCCCACGTCACCTTCGAGCCGCCGAGCGGGGTGAGCGATCTGCAGGTGCGCTTCGACGACCGCGAGGTGAAGGGTGACCTCACCAAGAAGTTCTCGGTCGACCCGGGCAAGCACCAGGTGCACGCGGAGGGCAAAGGCAACGGCAACTCGCTCGTGTACGACGAGGAGATCAACGTCAAGGAGGGCGAGACGTACCCCGTCAAGCTCACCTTGACGTCGAAGGCGCCGGAGTTCCTCACGCAGGGCCAGCTCTCGTGCATGACGTCGGCGAAGAACCAGGAGGAGGTGCTCAAGTGCCTCCCGTCGAACGCGAAGAACCTGGTGGCCAAGGTCGGGCTCGAGATGTCCGCTTACACGGACACCCTCAACGTGCACGTGATGAGTCCGGGCATCACCGCTGCGGTGATCTCGCCCACGGCCGGATGGAATGTCGGCGGCAGCTTCCTCGCAGACTTCGTGACGGCGGCCTCCCCGGACATCGTGTCGACGGCCTCGGGACACTTCGTGGAGCGCCGCTACGGTGGATCGCTCGGCGGCGGCTACAAGCCGGGCAAGTTCGGCGCGCAGGGTAATGCCGGCATTTCGAGCTCGCCGGACTACCTGAGCATCAGCGGCGGCATCGCCATCACCGGCGACTTCAACGACAAGCTGATCACGCCGCGCATCTCGTATTCGCACTCCGACGAGACCATCGGCCGCAACGACTCGCCGTTCGCCAACGTGCCGGGCAATCACCTCGGCGACAAGCGGAAGCTGTTCGTCAATGCCTTCGAGGCTGGGTGCACCTTCGTTCTATCGCCCACGTCGGTGCTCGTGCTGGGCGCCTCGCTGGACACCGAGCGCGGAGACCAATCGAAGATTTACCGCTACGTTCCCATGTTCTCCCCCAGCGTGGCCAGCAAGGTCACCCCGGGTCTGCCGGCGAACCTCGTCAACGCCAACCGCCTCGCGTACCGCCCGCAGGAGCAGCTCCCCAACGAGCGCGATCGCTACGCGGGAGCTCTCCGCTTCGTGCACCGCTTCACCACCGCCACGCTGCGCCTCGAGGAGCGGCTCTATTACGACACGTGGTCCATCAAGGCCACGACGACGGACCTCCGTTACATGCAGGACATCGGCAAGCACTTGCGCGTATGGCCGCATATCCGCTTCCACGCGCAGACGGGCGCGAATTTTTATCGCCTGGCGTATGCCGCCGCGACCAAAGACGATGGGACCATCGTCATTCCCACGTACCGAACGGGCAACCGGGAGCTCTCTCCCTTGATGTCCGCCACCGTCGGCTTTGGAGCCCGCATTGCACTGGGTGAGACGGAGGCCACGACGCAGTACGCGCTGACGGTCACGGGCGATTACATGTACACGTATTATTTCAATTCGCTCTACACCGTATCGCGGCAAGCGTTTTACGCATCGCTTGGCTTCGAGGTGGAATTCCAATGA
- a CDS encoding sigma 54-interacting transcriptional regulator: MSRLDDGTLSIVEDSSDAAASARGAHLFLVLESLKPLAPPVRISLSGVAQVVFGRGSSRAIGRQQLGNPIQLSVRVADPWLSSMHARLTYVLRRWILEDAGSKNGCTVQGARQTQAQLEDGDIIELGYTFFIFREELPHDVGDPMIFEAPAPDQRIGKLATLLPSLERGFSRLASVAKSTVSVLIEGETGTGKEVIARALHEQSERKGDFVAINCGALPRDLVEGELFGYRRGAFSGATEDRPGLLRSADRGTLFLDEIGDLPAPSQAALLRVLQEREVRPVGATKPIPVDLRVVAATHRPLERMVEEGTFRADLFARLAGYRVELPPLAMRREDLGVIMGTILRELAPERAASLEFAPRAARALLYYPWPGNVRELEKCLESALVLVGEGTRIELEHLPVAVQAALTEAGTGRRPAEGNAEREKLVGLMREHKGNVAAVARTMGKARMQIQRWLKRYDIDAESFRK, from the coding sequence ATGTCCCGTTTGGATGACGGAACGCTTTCCATCGTCGAAGATTCGTCCGATGCCGCCGCGAGTGCGCGTGGCGCCCACCTCTTTCTCGTTCTCGAAAGCCTGAAGCCCCTCGCGCCGCCGGTGCGCATCTCGCTCTCGGGCGTCGCCCAAGTCGTTTTCGGGCGGGGTAGCTCCCGCGCGATAGGGCGCCAGCAGCTCGGCAACCCGATCCAGCTCAGTGTGCGGGTGGCCGATCCCTGGCTGTCGTCGATGCACGCGCGGCTCACGTACGTGCTTCGCCGCTGGATCCTCGAAGATGCCGGCTCGAAGAACGGGTGCACGGTGCAGGGCGCCCGGCAGACGCAGGCCCAGCTCGAGGACGGAGACATCATCGAGCTCGGGTACACGTTTTTCATTTTTCGGGAGGAGCTGCCCCACGACGTGGGCGACCCGATGATTTTCGAGGCGCCGGCGCCCGATCAGCGCATCGGCAAGCTGGCCACCTTGTTGCCGTCGCTGGAGCGAGGTTTTTCGCGTCTTGCCTCGGTGGCGAAGTCCACCGTGTCGGTGCTCATCGAGGGCGAAACCGGGACCGGCAAGGAGGTCATTGCGCGGGCGCTGCACGAGCAATCGGAGAGAAAGGGCGACTTCGTGGCCATCAACTGCGGCGCGCTTCCGCGTGATTTGGTGGAAGGGGAGCTCTTTGGCTATCGCCGCGGCGCCTTCTCGGGGGCCACCGAAGACCGTCCGGGGCTTCTTCGCAGCGCCGATCGCGGGACGCTTTTTCTGGACGAGATTGGCGATCTGCCGGCGCCGTCGCAGGCGGCGTTGCTTCGCGTGCTTCAAGAGCGGGAGGTGAGGCCCGTCGGGGCGACGAAGCCCATTCCGGTCGATTTGCGGGTGGTGGCGGCCACGCACCGTCCGCTCGAGCGCATGGTGGAGGAGGGGACCTTCCGCGCGGACTTGTTCGCGCGCCTCGCAGGCTACCGGGTCGAGCTGCCGCCGCTCGCCATGCGGCGTGAGGACCTGGGGGTCATCATGGGGACGATCCTGCGGGAGCTCGCACCGGAGCGGGCGGCGAGCCTGGAGTTCGCCCCACGCGCGGCGCGGGCCCTTCTGTATTATCCGTGGCCGGGCAACGTGCGCGAGTTGGAGAAGTGCCTCGAGTCGGCGCTCGTTCTCGTGGGGGAGGGCACGCGCATCGAGCTGGAGCACTTGCCGGTCGCCGTCCAGGCGGCCCTCACCGAGGCGGGCACCGGCCGGCGTCCCGCCGAGGGCAACGCCGAACGGGAAAAGCTCGTCGGGTTGATGCGCGAGCACAAAGGAAACGTCGCGGCCGTTGCACGCACCATGGGAAAGGCGCGCATGCAGATTCAGCGATGGCTCAAACGCTACGACATCGACGCGGAGAGCTTTCGGAAGTGA
- a CDS encoding CpaF family protein: MSGGFNQIPKEVFEETLLQFFAPIRPFLDDPAVSEVMINGPSQIYIERKGQLTLTEAKFESREHLAAGLRNLAQFVGKHADEFKPILEGRLPDGSRVEAVLPPCAPDGPAIAIRRFFKETLTVERLIGFGALTEDAASALHALVASKLNILVAGGTGSGKTSMLNALSSFIPEGERVVVIEDSRELQLQRQHVVQLEARPGDPKGRGAVSIRDLFKATLRMRPDRIVVGEIRSGEALDLIQAMTSGHGGCLSTLHATYPRDTLSRLETMAMMSDIDMPLVAMRIQLGSAVNLIVQVSRLQDGSRKMTHITEVLGFDPKTDTYITQDVFVRKYQGLGPNGQILSEFVPSGIMPRCLEQVHEHGMDLPACIYDAANAAQRNGHG, translated from the coding sequence ATGAGCGGTGGCTTCAATCAGATCCCCAAAGAAGTCTTCGAAGAGACCTTGCTCCAATTCTTCGCGCCCATTCGTCCGTTCCTCGACGACCCGGCGGTGAGCGAGGTCATGATCAATGGGCCGAGCCAGATTTATATCGAGCGCAAAGGCCAATTGACGCTCACCGAGGCCAAGTTCGAGAGCCGAGAGCACCTGGCCGCAGGATTGCGCAATCTCGCGCAGTTCGTTGGCAAGCACGCCGACGAGTTCAAGCCGATCCTCGAAGGACGTCTCCCCGACGGCTCCCGCGTCGAAGCGGTGCTTCCGCCGTGCGCGCCCGATGGTCCGGCCATCGCCATCCGCCGCTTCTTCAAGGAGACGCTCACCGTCGAGCGCCTCATTGGCTTCGGCGCCCTCACGGAGGACGCCGCGAGCGCGCTGCACGCGCTGGTGGCGAGCAAGCTCAATATCCTCGTGGCCGGCGGAACGGGCTCGGGCAAAACCTCGATGCTCAACGCCCTCTCGTCCTTCATCCCCGAGGGCGAGCGCGTGGTCGTCATCGAGGACTCGCGCGAGCTGCAGCTCCAACGCCAGCACGTCGTGCAACTCGAAGCGCGCCCCGGCGACCCCAAGGGGCGCGGCGCCGTTTCCATCCGCGACCTCTTCAAGGCCACCTTGCGCATGCGACCCGACCGAATCGTGGTCGGCGAGATCCGAAGCGGCGAGGCGCTCGACTTGATCCAGGCGATGACCTCGGGTCACGGCGGATGTCTCTCCACCCTCCACGCGACCTACCCGCGCGACACGCTGAGCCGGCTCGAGACCATGGCCATGATGAGCGACATCGACATGCCGCTCGTTGCCATGCGCATCCAGCTTGGGTCCGCGGTAAACTTGATCGTGCAGGTTTCGCGCTTGCAGGATGGTTCGCGCAAGATGACCCACATTACGGAGGTCTTGGGATTCGACCCGAAGACCGACACGTACATCACGCAGGATGTCTTCGTTCGCAAGTATCAGGGGTTGGGGCCCAATGGGCAGATTCTGAGCGAGTTCGTCCCCTCGGGGATCATGCCGCGATGCCTCGAGCAAGTGCACGAGCACGGCATGGATCTACCCGCGTGCATCTACGACGCCGCGAATGCGGCGCAAAGAAACGGTCATGGCTGA
- a CDS encoding tetratricopeptide repeat protein: protein MRFLSLSALVMSSLVWSIACGPPQGAKADESRQNVRTFKREQNPQRLYDYGRAFADAGDLTRAEQYFAAAIAAGGDERKILPRLVRVCVQDGRYQVATQYVEDHLRQHPADHRSRFLLASLYLGVGDGVRAKEHLEKVLTATPDDAEAHFALAVIMRDTHEDPVGADRHFREYLRLRPGGSHAEEAQSSLLKSVQ from the coding sequence ATGCGTTTTCTCTCCCTCTCTGCCCTCGTGATGTCCTCCCTGGTCTGGTCGATCGCCTGCGGTCCACCGCAGGGCGCGAAGGCGGACGAATCCAGGCAGAACGTCCGCACGTTCAAGCGGGAGCAAAATCCGCAGCGCTTGTACGACTATGGCCGCGCATTCGCCGACGCCGGCGATTTGACCCGCGCCGAGCAATATTTCGCCGCGGCCATTGCCGCGGGCGGCGACGAGCGAAAGATCCTCCCGCGGCTGGTGCGCGTCTGTGTTCAGGACGGGCGCTACCAGGTGGCGACCCAGTACGTGGAGGACCATCTGAGGCAGCATCCCGCCGACCACCGGTCGCGATTTCTGCTGGCCTCGCTCTACCTGGGCGTCGGCGACGGCGTCCGCGCAAAAGAGCACTTGGAAAAGGTACTCACGGCCACACCCGACGACGCCGAGGCCCACTTTGCGCTCGCCGTGATCATGCGCGACACTCATGAAGATCCCGTGGGCGCCGATCGTCACTTCCGCGAATATCTGCGCCTCCGCCCCGGCGGGTCGCACGCCGAAGAAGCGCAATCCTCTCTCCTCAAGAGTGTCCAATGA
- a CDS encoding type II secretion system F family protein, with amino-acid sequence MLQFLFTTYPLTLQTTLLRHVVLLVLGVGLMIGVYVIAAAPTRVASRLGLRGLKRQRTLEKSEGWQNVEPFVRWLGVRVSGVIGDDTRAKIDEQIALAGDYMGITADEFVAMSILSSLAGFVAGYVLGLVSGVGSVAVIPMGLVGGALPWMQVTGAAQERLKTIGRGLPYVIDLMALAMGAGLDFPGAVRQVIEKSSNPDDPLVEEFTLIMQTLTLGRTRKDALLEFAKRAPNETVKEFVAALVQAEERGNPVAEVLQIQAATSRNRRSVRAEELAAKAGVAIVGPLMMVFMCVLGLILAPAMMQITSGAI; translated from the coding sequence ATGCTGCAGTTTCTGTTCACCACCTACCCCCTAACGCTTCAAACCACGCTGCTCCGTCACGTCGTGTTGCTCGTGCTCGGGGTCGGCCTCATGATCGGCGTGTACGTCATCGCGGCGGCGCCTACGCGCGTGGCCAGCCGCCTCGGTCTGCGCGGCCTCAAGCGGCAGCGCACCCTCGAGAAGAGCGAGGGGTGGCAGAACGTCGAACCGTTCGTGCGCTGGCTCGGCGTGCGCGTGAGCGGCGTGATCGGCGACGACACCCGCGCGAAGATCGACGAGCAGATCGCCCTCGCCGGCGACTACATGGGCATCACCGCCGACGAGTTCGTCGCGATGAGCATCTTGTCCTCCCTCGCCGGCTTCGTCGCCGGCTACGTGCTCGGGCTGGTCAGCGGCGTCGGCAGCGTGGCCGTCATTCCGATGGGGCTCGTCGGCGGCGCACTCCCGTGGATGCAGGTCACCGGTGCGGCGCAAGAACGGCTCAAGACCATCGGCCGCGGCCTTCCCTACGTCATCGACCTGATGGCCCTCGCCATGGGCGCAGGCCTCGACTTCCCGGGCGCCGTTCGCCAAGTCATCGAGAAATCGAGCAACCCCGACGACCCGCTCGTCGAGGAGTTCACGCTCATCATGCAGACGCTGACCCTCGGGCGCACCCGCAAGGACGCACTGCTCGAGTTCGCGAAGCGCGCCCCCAACGAAACCGTGAAGGAGTTCGTGGCCGCGCTGGTGCAAGCCGAGGAGCGCGGCAACCCGGTCGCCGAAGTGCTGCAGATTCAGGCCGCCACGTCGCGCAACCGCCGCTCCGTCCGCGCCGAGGAGCTCGCGGCGAAAGCCGGCGTCGCCATCGTCGGCCCCCTGATGATGGTGTTCATGTGCGTCCTCGGGCTGATCCTGGCGCCCGCCATGATGCAGATCACGAGCGGAGCGATATAA
- a CDS encoding type II secretion system F family protein, with protein sequence MSIPKLGLTLTNGLLSGGGLALTAAGLFVSVWATTADPQSFVWRYWARYTSSLERKLRPQFIWTKGSTIAAGQAAAMFSLFFIHVLIQLPNIVLVFGSIAIVVGPTIWVEKMRRDRVTLIETQLDGTILALANALKSIPSIGAAFQSVVLVVQDPTRQEIELAVKEMKVGSTLDQALLHMAARIGSRQVDSALSAVLIGRQVGGNLPKVLEQTATSLREMARLEGVVRTKTAEGKAQLWVMAMLPGGLIYILNLQWPGYFDVLTQSLSGYLVILACGGLWVGGLLLARKVLNVDI encoded by the coding sequence ATGAGCATCCCGAAGCTGGGGCTCACGCTCACCAACGGCTTGCTCAGCGGCGGCGGCTTGGCCCTCACCGCGGCAGGCCTCTTCGTCTCCGTGTGGGCGACCACGGCGGATCCGCAGAGCTTCGTCTGGCGCTACTGGGCGCGCTACACGTCGTCGCTCGAGCGAAAGCTCCGCCCTCAATTCATCTGGACCAAGGGCTCGACCATCGCGGCAGGGCAAGCCGCGGCGATGTTCTCCTTGTTCTTCATCCACGTCCTCATCCAGCTGCCGAACATCGTCCTGGTGTTCGGCTCGATCGCCATCGTCGTAGGCCCCACCATATGGGTCGAGAAGATGCGGCGCGATCGGGTCACGCTCATCGAGACCCAGCTCGACGGAACCATTCTGGCGCTGGCCAACGCGCTCAAGTCCATCCCGAGCATCGGCGCGGCGTTTCAGTCCGTCGTTCTCGTCGTTCAAGATCCCACGCGGCAGGAGATCGAGCTCGCCGTGAAAGAGATGAAGGTCGGCAGCACGCTCGACCAGGCCCTCTTGCACATGGCCGCGCGCATTGGCTCGAGGCAGGTCGACTCGGCGCTCTCCGCGGTGCTCATCGGCCGGCAGGTCGGTGGAAATCTGCCCAAGGTGCTCGAACAGACGGCGACGTCGCTGCGCGAAATGGCCCGCCTCGAAGGCGTGGTGCGCACCAAGACGGCCGAAGGCAAGGCGCAGCTCTGGGTCATGGCGATGCTCCCCGGCGGCCTGATTTACATCCTCAATCTGCAGTGGCCCGGTTACTTCGACGTGCTCACGCAGAGCCTCTCCGGCTACCTCGTCATCCTCGCCTGCGGCGGCCTCTGGGTCGGCGGGCTGCTCTTGGCCCGAAAAGTTTTGAACGTCGACATCTAA